One window of Trifolium pratense cultivar HEN17-A07 linkage group LG5, ARS_RC_1.1, whole genome shotgun sequence genomic DNA carries:
- the LOC123885059 gene encoding FCS-Like Zinc finger 17-like — protein MEVGLRLLPKIISSKSNSNILVKSAVKKSNKTIPMDFCYLKTCNLCNKQLSPNKDIYMYRGDQGFCSIECRNRQIVLDEMKELEISTKQMVQSYRQCCNEARRETSLILEDIRMQRLKSKV, from the exons ATGGAAGTTGGTTTGAGACTCCTTCCTAAAATTATTAGCTCAAAGAGTAACTCAAATATTCTTGTCAAATCTGCAGTTAAAAAGTCAAACAAAACAATTCCTATGGATTTTTGTTACCTTAAAACTTGCAATCTTTGTAATAAACAACTCAGCCCAAACAAAGATATCTACATGTACAG GGGAGATCAAGGTTTTTGCAGCATAGAGTGTCGAAACAGGCAAATAGTTTTGGATGAAATGAAAGAATTAGAGATCTCTACAAAACAAATGGTACAAAGTTATAGGCAATGTTGTAATGAGGCACGTAGAGAGACATCCCTTATATTAGAGGACATTCGAATGCAAAGACTTAAATCTAAAGTATAA